The Deinococcus cellulosilyticus NBRC 106333 = KACC 11606 genome contains a region encoding:
- a CDS encoding cytochrome c oxidase subunit II, whose protein sequence is MDHRMIEKYEKGWLYLASLLIALLVIITIVNVVKSTIPSVTAHHGHEVRTINLQNIASTPFATPGLKQNEMGQYELYMISMAFMFNPPEVKVPAGKPITLYVTATDVLHGLQIENTNVNIQVIPGEVAKVTYTFKKAGTYRVGCNEYCGAGHANMMSKIIVEDTK, encoded by the coding sequence ATGGACCACCGCATGATCGAGAAGTACGAGAAGGGATGGCTGTACCTGGCCTCCCTCCTGATCGCCCTGCTGGTCATCATCACCATTGTCAACGTGGTCAAGAGCACCATTCCCTCGGTGACGGCCCACCACGGACACGAAGTCAGGACCATCAACCTGCAGAACATTGCCAGCACCCCCTTTGCCACTCCCGGTCTGAAACAGAACGAGATGGGGCAGTACGAGCTGTACATGATCAGCATGGCCTTCATGTTCAACCCACCTGAAGTGAAAGTGCCCGCCGGCAAACCCATCACCCTGTACGTGACGGCAACAGATGTGCTGCACGGGCTGCAAATCGAGAACACCAACGTGAACATCCAGGTGATTCCTGGAGAGGTCGCCAAAGTCACTTACACCTTCAAGAAAGCTGGAACCTACCGCGTGGGCTGCAATGAGTACTGCGGTGCGGGCCACGCCAACATGATGTCCAAAATCATTGTGGAGGACACCAAATGA
- a CDS encoding HD domain-containing phosphohydrolase has protein sequence MTHTPDPEAHIPSSLFSAMLDQLQDGILLIHLGAEHPTPSYVNPALQELTGLDREQLLGSRPHCLEGLNLSPAVQTEFQQHLCQHRPYAYQTLMPHSTGPAFWADVRWTPLEGCWWMVTHRDITQTLHLQREHIMDQHHLQALMEHADAVVRVISPSGQTLYVTPSIEKVLGYSQDEFARMVFQDYIHEADLPPLLDVFHQISRGGERTQFGPFEYRVRKKDGEERWMSTVSRKVDTEMGLQFHLYSRDITLRKTMELKLEEQVRRYRTLLDLTARIESVSAPDELAVEALTFLLPLTEYTFAAFVKPEEDHVKLACCIGEDCETARLLIEKELPSLSPDGLVRRVGTFKAMFFQHHTEHLEITDLGQFSPSLAVLPLSSEGQLHGLFVLGQPASLEVSLATRRLCIAVADRVSLAYSRLLDLEKLQQAREETLRAMGVVLEYRDFETKGHTDRVVQLSQALGQRLGLDQEELEHLRLGAYLHDVGKVAIPDHVLLKPGKLTPEEWEYIKKHPGVGFEMLNHIPTLSRASLDVVLYHQERWNGTGYPAGLREQKIPLLARIFAVVDVYDALTSERPYKKAWSDEEALAQLKIEAGTLLDPEVVSAFLPLVVQEMGT, from the coding sequence ATGACGCACACGCCTGATCCAGAAGCGCACATCCCTTCCTCTCTCTTTTCTGCCATGCTGGACCAGCTTCAGGACGGCATCCTGTTGATTCACCTGGGTGCTGAACACCCCACCCCTTCGTACGTCAATCCAGCCCTGCAGGAACTCACCGGACTGGACCGGGAACAGTTGCTGGGCAGCAGACCCCACTGCCTGGAAGGCCTGAACCTGTCTCCAGCGGTGCAGACAGAGTTCCAGCAGCACCTGTGTCAGCACAGGCCCTACGCTTATCAGACATTGATGCCCCATTCCACTGGTCCTGCTTTCTGGGCCGATGTGCGCTGGACGCCACTCGAAGGATGCTGGTGGATGGTGACCCATCGGGACATCACCCAGACGTTGCACCTGCAACGGGAACACATCATGGACCAGCACCACCTGCAGGCCCTGATGGAGCACGCAGACGCAGTGGTGCGGGTGATTTCTCCGAGTGGGCAGACCCTGTATGTGACCCCTTCCATTGAGAAGGTGCTGGGGTACAGCCAGGATGAATTTGCCCGCATGGTGTTTCAGGATTACATTCATGAGGCAGACCTGCCTCCCCTGCTGGACGTCTTTCATCAGATTTCCAGAGGGGGTGAACGCACCCAGTTCGGGCCTTTTGAGTACCGGGTGCGCAAAAAGGACGGGGAGGAACGCTGGATGTCCACAGTGTCCCGCAAAGTGGACACCGAAATGGGCCTGCAATTCCACCTGTACTCCAGGGACATCACCCTGCGCAAGACCATGGAGCTCAAACTGGAAGAACAGGTCCGGCGCTACCGCACCCTGCTGGACCTCACGGCCCGCATTGAATCGGTCAGTGCGCCAGATGAACTGGCTGTGGAGGCCCTCACGTTTCTGCTTCCCCTCACGGAGTACACCTTTGCAGCCTTTGTGAAACCGGAAGAGGACCATGTCAAACTCGCCTGCTGCATTGGTGAGGACTGCGAAACCGCAAGACTTCTCATTGAGAAAGAACTCCCCAGCCTCAGCCCAGATGGTCTGGTGAGGCGGGTCGGGACCTTCAAAGCCATGTTCTTCCAGCACCACACCGAACACCTTGAAATCACCGACCTGGGGCAGTTCAGCCCCTCTCTGGCTGTCTTGCCTTTAAGCAGTGAAGGCCAATTGCACGGCCTGTTTGTGCTGGGGCAACCCGCCTCTCTGGAGGTGAGCCTTGCCACCCGCAGGCTGTGCATTGCCGTTGCAGACCGGGTGAGTCTGGCCTACAGCCGCCTGCTTGACCTGGAGAAGCTGCAGCAGGCCAGAGAGGAAACCCTGCGGGCCATGGGGGTGGTGCTGGAATACCGGGATTTTGAAACCAAAGGCCACACGGACCGGGTGGTCCAGCTCTCCCAGGCCCTCGGGCAAAGGCTGGGGCTGGATCAGGAAGAACTGGAACACCTGCGCCTCGGGGCTTACCTGCACGATGTCGGCAAGGTGGCGATTCCAGACCATGTGCTGCTCAAGCCCGGAAAACTGACCCCGGAGGAATGGGAGTACATCAAAAAACACCCCGGAGTGGGCTTCGAGATGCTGAACCACATCCCCACCCTCAGCCGCGCTTCGCTGGATGTGGTGCTGTACCACCAGGAACGCTGGAATGGCACAGGCTACCCTGCAGGACTCCGAGAACAGAAGATCCCCCTGCTCGCCCGGATTTTTGCAGTGGTGGATGTGTACGATGCCCTGACCAGCGAAAGGCCCTACAAGAAGGCCTGGTCCGATGAAGAAGCACTGGCACAGTTGAAAATTGAGGCAGGAACCCTGCTTGACCCAGAAGTGGTGTCAGCGTTCCTGCCTCTGGTGGTGCAAGAAATGGGGACCTGA
- a CDS encoding b(o/a)3-type cytochrome-c oxidase subunit 1: MTTKTFTPSQDRAYDTHPEKKLALYYTVTGLIFLLVGVLMGPLQALNYAGIDIYKYMPFLKSYYQGLTLHGVLNALVFTTYFICGILLYIPARDLKLRPNLGFAWFTYWLMNFGVVLAAIAILGNNASVLYTFYPPLKGSPLFYIGAAILVASSLLVGGQVIYMWTGWKKANPGKITPVTAYMSVATWFMWMLASLGIVVEVVVYLIPWSLGWTPAVDPLLARTLFWFTGHPIVYFWLLPAYVSWYAFIPNQAGGKIVSEPLARLAFAMFLLVSVPVGLHHQFTDPGISNLWKIIHMVLTFMVAVPSMLTAFSVAASMEYAARLKGGKGLTKWIAKLPWNNPSFTAQVLAMISFIFGGAGGIVNASMSLDYVVHNTAWIPGHFHITVGTAVTLTFFGMTFWLLPHLTGKKLFNPKLAVASAWWWFVGMMVFALGMHWEGLLGIPRRAHISALPVELLDQYAKNAQIPMALTGISGMILLIASIMYYVVVAGTLWGNQRDVKNAPEIPFSESLAPVDHRKSVRVMDNLWVLFLIAFVIVLGVYLPVIVPMLQSPNLVPGMRLW; encoded by the coding sequence ATGACCACCAAGACCTTCACCCCATCCCAGGACCGGGCTTACGACACCCATCCTGAGAAGAAACTCGCGCTCTACTACACTGTCACGGGCCTGATTTTCCTGCTGGTCGGCGTCTTGATGGGTCCTCTGCAGGCCCTGAACTACGCGGGCATCGACATCTACAAGTACATGCCCTTCCTGAAGTCCTACTACCAGGGCCTCACCCTGCACGGCGTGCTGAACGCACTGGTCTTCACCACCTACTTCATCTGTGGGATTTTGCTGTACATTCCTGCCCGTGATCTGAAACTGCGTCCCAATCTGGGTTTTGCGTGGTTCACCTACTGGCTGATGAATTTCGGTGTGGTGCTGGCCGCCATTGCCATTCTGGGCAACAACGCCAGTGTGCTCTACACCTTCTATCCACCCCTCAAAGGATCTCCTCTGTTCTACATTGGTGCAGCCATTCTGGTCGCTTCCAGCCTGCTGGTGGGCGGACAGGTCATCTACATGTGGACGGGCTGGAAGAAAGCCAACCCCGGCAAGATCACACCCGTCACGGCCTACATGAGTGTGGCCACCTGGTTCATGTGGATGCTGGCCTCTCTGGGCATCGTGGTGGAAGTGGTCGTGTACCTGATCCCCTGGTCCCTGGGCTGGACCCCTGCTGTGGACCCCCTGCTGGCCCGCACCCTCTTCTGGTTCACCGGACACCCCATCGTGTACTTCTGGCTCCTGCCTGCTTACGTGAGCTGGTATGCCTTCATCCCCAATCAGGCTGGAGGCAAGATTGTCTCTGAACCCCTTGCCCGTCTGGCTTTCGCCATGTTCCTGCTGGTGAGTGTGCCTGTGGGGCTCCACCACCAGTTCACCGACCCTGGCATCTCCAACCTGTGGAAGATCATCCACATGGTCCTGACTTTCATGGTTGCCGTGCCCAGCATGTTGACCGCCTTCAGTGTGGCCGCCAGCATGGAGTATGCTGCAAGGCTGAAGGGAGGAAAAGGGCTGACCAAATGGATCGCCAAGCTGCCCTGGAACAATCCTTCCTTCACCGCCCAGGTGCTCGCCATGATCAGCTTCATCTTCGGGGGTGCAGGAGGCATCGTGAATGCCAGCATGTCCCTGGACTACGTGGTGCACAACACCGCCTGGATTCCCGGTCACTTCCACATCACCGTCGGTACCGCTGTGACCCTCACTTTCTTCGGAATGACCTTCTGGCTCCTGCCCCACCTGACAGGCAAGAAACTTTTCAACCCGAAACTTGCTGTGGCCTCTGCCTGGTGGTGGTTTGTGGGCATGATGGTTTTCGCTCTGGGCATGCACTGGGAAGGCCTGCTGGGCATTCCCCGCCGCGCCCACATCTCTGCCCTGCCTGTCGAATTGCTGGACCAGTACGCCAAAAACGCCCAGATTCCCATGGCCCTCACTGGCATCTCTGGAATGATCCTCTTGATCGCCTCCATCATGTACTACGTTGTGGTGGCCGGAACCCTCTGGGGCAACCAGCGTGATGTCAAGAACGCCCCTGAAATTCCCTTCAGTGAGTCCCTGGCTCCCGTGGATCACCGCAAGAGCGTTCGCGTCATGGACAACCTGTGGGTGCTGTTCCTCATCGCTTTCGTGATCGTGCTGGGCGTGTACCTGCCCGTGATCGTGCCGATGCTGCAAAGCCCCAACCTGGTGCCCGGAATGCGCCTCTGGTGA
- a CDS encoding cytochrome c oxidase subunit 2A, producing the protein MEEKSPKGTLLVIAVLLIAIVGMWLLVYTQMLRQG; encoded by the coding sequence ATGGAAGAGAAATCCCCCAAAGGAACCCTGCTGGTGATCGCCGTGCTGCTGATCGCCATTGTGGGCATGTGGCTCCTGGTCTACACCCAGATGTTGAGGCAGGGGTAA
- a CDS encoding transposase, with protein sequence MATHFHALGLRISVVNLSQIKYFARTKLIRTKTDPVDARLIQDFGTRMNPGIWNPAPEVVQQLKNHLHELDQLKEMERLEKNRLHALEKHAENTDTLQTLFKERLALLKTHKKIVEKQFNALLDDELLKEKVELLIFIPGIGKRTTAFFMAETSLFMGMTSGRSIAAYAGLSPALKHSGNNTPRARLSKIGNPRLRLATFMAALGASRTASPMGDYYRRLRAQGKPGKVALCALARKLLCVALAIFQSGQAYVAEAHQSTWPGDSKSAIPG encoded by the coding sequence TTGGCCACCCATTTTCACGCTCTGGGATTGCGAATCAGCGTGGTGAACCTCTCTCAAATCAAATATTTCGCCCGCACCAAACTAATCCGCACCAAAACAGATCCAGTAGATGCTCGTTTGATTCAGGATTTTGGGACCCGAATGAACCCTGGGATCTGGAATCCAGCCCCAGAGGTTGTCCAGCAACTCAAAAATCACTTGCATGAATTGGATCAGCTCAAAGAAATGGAACGCCTGGAGAAAAATCGACTTCATGCCCTGGAAAAACACGCTGAAAACACCGACACTTTGCAGACCCTCTTCAAAGAGCGCCTGGCCCTGCTCAAAACCCATAAAAAGATCGTTGAGAAGCAATTCAATGCCTTGCTGGACGACGAACTGTTAAAAGAGAAAGTGGAACTGCTGATCTTCATTCCTGGCATCGGCAAACGGACGACGGCCTTCTTCATGGCTGAGACCAGCTTGTTTATGGGCATGACCTCAGGGCGTTCTATTGCTGCTTATGCAGGGCTTTCTCCAGCCCTGAAGCATTCTGGAAACAATACACCCAGAGCACGATTGTCCAAGATTGGTAACCCACGTCTTCGACTGGCGACTTTCATGGCTGCTTTGGGAGCAAGCCGGACAGCATCGCCGATGGGGGATTATTACAGGCGGCTGCGCGCACAGGGCAAACCTGGAAAAGTTGCCCTGTGCGCGCTGGCCAGGAAGCTTTTGTGTGTGGCGTTGGCGATTTTTCAATCCGGTCAAGCTTACGTTGCTGAAGCCCACCAGTCCACATGGCCTGGTGATTCAAAATCAGCAATCCCTGGGTAG
- a CDS encoding universal stress protein gives MLKTVLVPVDDDPCSEHCVQYAFDLARLLGSQVVILHVATCADGLDRGKTILERLGHGGRFPARMLLIQHPSVPEAVLKVIEKHKADLLLLGRCAGDAFTVREGIREKLLEQSPIPVQVVPIQMKTRPSYLDRFQTGV, from the coding sequence ATGCTGAAGACTGTCCTTGTGCCTGTTGATGATGACCCATGCAGTGAACACTGCGTGCAATACGCTTTTGACCTGGCCCGGCTGCTGGGCAGTCAGGTGGTGATCTTGCATGTTGCCACCTGTGCAGACGGACTGGATCGCGGAAAAACCATCCTTGAACGGCTTGGTCATGGTGGGCGCTTCCCGGCCAGAATGCTGCTGATCCAGCACCCATCGGTCCCAGAGGCCGTCTTGAAGGTCATTGAAAAACACAAGGCTGACCTGCTCTTGCTGGGACGCTGTGCAGGAGATGCTTTCACGGTGCGGGAAGGCATCCGGGAAAAGCTCCTGGAGCAAAGCCCCATTCCCGTACAGGTCGTTCCCATCCAGATGAAAACCAGACCCAGTTATCTGGACCGCTTCCAGACTGGGGTGTAA
- a CDS encoding ABC transporter substrate-binding protein: protein MKKQILTTLALFSSATAASLPGVLSGAQIGDWTTFDPAYCYENQCGEVLQNTLDTLIFYQGESSSRFVPALAQSVPSKQNGGISTDGKTYTFKIKKNLKFADGTPVRASDVAYSFKRLLVQNGGAAYLLSEALFGDSDGLSPDNKNLSFQDVERAIEAPDDFTVVFRLKRPFAPFLAILASPYVGSVYAKAAAIKAGAWDGQASSWQKFNALADKDSPFQKNVPVGSGPFVMERFDVGSLVVLKRNAVHWRKPSQIERVILQVVRDPTTRMQMFMKGDVDFASFDPSQFDRILASNPDFKATKPVPALGIDGIFMNHRINGQGTGYLGSGQLDGKGIPADFFSDVHVRKALAYSLDYKTIINSIMQNHAIQMNSVLIKGLYSAAGKRLYTFDRDRATREFKAAFGGKVWQNGFTLPIFYNSGNDVRKNILGVLKSNVESLNPKFKLEIRELPSSQIRAQRAQNQMTLWLGNWSADYADPYNFIQPLLHSQGTLGSVQNIKNSTLDRLIEQAGEETNTAARNKLLSSIEKIAFDEVLGIPVFQGINIDIETGRVSGIVRNPVYAGYWYYPMVKK, encoded by the coding sequence ATGAAAAAACAAATCCTCACCACCCTTGCCCTTTTCAGCAGTGCCACTGCAGCCTCCCTTCCGGGGGTCCTCTCTGGCGCACAGATCGGGGACTGGACCACCTTTGATCCGGCCTATTGTTACGAAAACCAGTGCGGTGAAGTGCTGCAGAACACCCTGGACACCCTGATTTTCTATCAGGGGGAAAGCAGCAGCCGTTTTGTTCCAGCCCTCGCCCAGAGTGTCCCCAGCAAACAAAACGGTGGGATCAGCACGGATGGGAAAACCTACACCTTCAAAATCAAAAAGAACCTGAAATTTGCGGATGGCACCCCGGTCAGGGCCAGCGACGTGGCTTACAGCTTCAAACGCCTGCTGGTGCAGAATGGTGGAGCAGCGTACCTGCTCAGCGAAGCCCTTTTTGGGGACAGTGACGGCCTGTCTCCCGACAACAAAAACCTGTCTTTCCAGGATGTGGAACGGGCCATCGAGGCCCCGGACGATTTCACTGTGGTGTTCCGCCTCAAGCGGCCTTTTGCTCCCTTTCTGGCCATTCTGGCGTCTCCGTATGTGGGCTCGGTGTACGCAAAGGCAGCGGCCATCAAAGCAGGTGCCTGGGATGGGCAGGCCTCAAGCTGGCAGAAATTCAATGCCCTCGCAGACAAAGACAGCCCCTTCCAGAAGAACGTTCCTGTGGGCAGCGGTCCGTTTGTGATGGAACGCTTCGATGTGGGTTCCCTGGTGGTGCTCAAGCGCAATGCGGTCCACTGGCGCAAACCCAGCCAGATTGAACGGGTGATCCTGCAGGTGGTCCGTGACCCCACCACCCGCATGCAGATGTTCATGAAGGGGGATGTGGATTTTGCTTCCTTTGACCCCTCGCAGTTTGACCGGATTCTGGCCAGCAACCCGGACTTCAAGGCCACCAAACCTGTGCCTGCGCTGGGCATCGATGGCATTTTCATGAACCACAGGATCAATGGGCAGGGCACAGGTTACCTGGGCAGTGGGCAACTCGATGGCAAGGGCATCCCTGCTGATTTCTTCAGTGATGTGCATGTGCGAAAGGCCCTGGCCTACAGCCTGGATTACAAAACCATCATCAATTCCATCATGCAGAACCACGCCATCCAGATGAACTCGGTGCTGATCAAGGGGCTGTATTCCGCAGCAGGCAAACGGCTGTACACCTTTGACCGGGACAGAGCCACCCGGGAATTCAAGGCGGCTTTCGGCGGGAAGGTCTGGCAAAATGGCTTCACCCTGCCCATCTTCTACAACTCAGGGAACGATGTGCGCAAAAACATTCTGGGTGTGCTGAAGAGCAATGTGGAAAGCCTCAACCCGAAATTCAAACTGGAGATCCGTGAACTTCCCTCCAGCCAGATCCGCGCACAGCGTGCCCAGAACCAGATGACCCTGTGGCTGGGCAACTGGAGTGCAGACTACGCCGATCCCTACAACTTCATTCAGCCCCTCTTGCACTCACAGGGTACGCTCGGGTCGGTGCAGAACATCAAAAACAGCACCCTGGACCGCCTGATCGAGCAGGCAGGTGAGGAGACGAACACTGCAGCCAGAAACAAATTGCTTTCCAGCATCGAGAAAATCGCTTTCGATGAGGTGCTGGGCATTCCGGTCTTCCAGGGCATCAACATCGACATTGAAACCGGGAGGGTCTCGGGCATCGTGCGAAACCCGGTGTACGCGGGGTACTGGTATTACCCGATGGTCAAGAAGTAA
- a CDS encoding IS110 family transposase, protein MTVVGVDIACDTFVAYHPADKHPRSFANTTAGFRTFQDWLNKLSGDSNLHLVMEATGV, encoded by the coding sequence ATGACTGTGGTTGGAGTCGACATTGCATGTGACACCTTTGTGGCTTATCATCCCGCTGACAAACACCCCAGAAGTTTTGCTAACACCACAGCAGGTTTCAGAACCTTTCAAGACTGGCTGAACAAGCTTTCTGGAGACAGCAACCTCCATCTGGTCATGGAGGCCACTGGAGTGTAA
- a CDS encoding ABC transporter ATP-binding protein, producing MIQRFFTHYRPYRKLFLLDFSCAVLFGLLELSFPMVINHLVDTLLPTENWRWILVAAAGLLALYALNTFMGYVVTYWGHMLGINIETDLRTKLFDHIQKLSFRYFDNTKTGHLISRLTNDLMQIGEMAHHGPEDLFIAVMTLLGAFALMLSINWQLALLTFVVVPLIIWLVLYFNGKMTQAIQQLMSDIADFSARVEDNVSGIRVVQAFANEQHERQKFAVNNQKFRTAKLRSYQLIAKNNSISYMMMRFISLFVMVCGTYFVIKGQLTYGEFVAFLLLTNVFFRPIEKINAIIELYPQGIAGYKRYLELMDTCPDIEDRKDATPLQGLKNSIVFEDVHFGYEGQREVLSGIHLTIHAGETVAFVGPSGAGKTTLCSLLPRFYEVQGGRITIDGTDIRDFTLESLRRHIGIVQQDVFLFAGTIRENILYGKLDATEEQIWEAARRAQLAEFIQAQPDGLDTLIGERGVKLSGGQKQRLAIARMFLKNPPILILDEATSALDTETEAAIQHSIAELAKGRTTLVIAHRLATIRNADRIVVVTESGITEQGHHRDLIHAGGVYSRLHRAQFGQLENVLDH from the coding sequence GTGATCCAGCGTTTTTTCACCCATTACCGTCCCTACCGCAAACTTTTCCTGCTGGATTTCAGCTGTGCCGTGCTTTTTGGCCTGCTGGAACTCAGTTTCCCGATGGTCATCAACCATCTTGTAGACACCCTCCTCCCCACCGAGAACTGGCGGTGGATTCTGGTGGCTGCTGCAGGACTGCTGGCCCTGTATGCCCTCAACACCTTCATGGGGTATGTGGTGACGTACTGGGGGCACATGCTCGGCATCAACATCGAAACCGACCTCCGAACAAAACTCTTTGACCACATCCAGAAACTGTCTTTCCGGTATTTTGACAACACCAAGACCGGGCACCTGATTTCCCGCCTCACCAACGACCTGATGCAGATTGGGGAAATGGCCCACCACGGTCCAGAAGACCTGTTCATTGCAGTGATGACCCTGCTGGGCGCTTTTGCGCTGATGCTGAGCATCAACTGGCAACTGGCCCTGCTGACTTTTGTGGTGGTCCCACTGATCATCTGGCTGGTCCTGTACTTCAACGGCAAGATGACCCAGGCCATCCAGCAACTGATGTCCGACATTGCAGATTTCAGTGCACGGGTCGAGGACAACGTGAGCGGCATCCGGGTGGTGCAGGCTTTTGCCAACGAGCAGCACGAGCGGCAGAAGTTCGCCGTGAACAACCAGAAGTTCCGCACGGCAAAACTGCGGTCCTACCAGCTGATCGCCAAAAACAACTCGATCAGCTACATGATGATGCGCTTCATCAGCCTGTTCGTGATGGTGTGCGGCACGTACTTCGTCATCAAGGGCCAGCTGACCTACGGTGAGTTTGTGGCCTTCTTGCTGCTGACCAACGTGTTCTTCCGTCCCATCGAGAAGATCAACGCCATCATTGAACTGTACCCGCAGGGGATCGCAGGGTACAAACGCTACCTGGAACTGATGGACACCTGCCCGGACATCGAGGACCGGAAAGATGCCACACCCCTGCAGGGCCTGAAAAACAGCATTGTCTTTGAGGATGTGCATTTCGGCTACGAAGGGCAACGTGAAGTGCTCTCCGGGATTCACCTGACCATTCATGCCGGTGAGACCGTTGCTTTCGTGGGACCGTCTGGTGCAGGGAAGACCACCCTGTGCAGCCTGCTCCCCAGGTTCTATGAAGTGCAGGGAGGACGCATCACCATCGATGGCACCGACATCCGTGATTTCACCCTGGAGTCCCTGAGGCGTCACATCGGGATTGTGCAGCAGGACGTGTTCCTGTTTGCCGGAACCATCCGGGAGAACATCCTTTATGGCAAACTTGACGCCACAGAAGAGCAGATCTGGGAGGCTGCCCGCCGTGCACAGCTTGCGGAATTCATTCAGGCACAACCTGACGGTCTGGACACCCTCATCGGAGAGCGCGGGGTGAAGCTCTCAGGGGGCCAGAAACAGCGTCTTGCCATTGCCCGCATGTTCCTGAAAAACCCCCCGATCCTGATTCTGGACGAGGCCACCTCGGCCCTGGACACCGAAACCGAAGCCGCCATCCAGCATTCGATTGCTGAACTCGCCAAGGGCCGCACCACCCTGGTGATCGCCCACCGTCTCGCCACCATCCGCAACGCAGACCGCATTGTGGTGGTCACCGAGTCGGGCATCACCGAGCAGGGGCACCACCGGGACCTGATCCATGCAGGTGGAGTGTACAGCAGGCTTCACCGGGCACAGTTTGGGCAGCTTGAGAACGTGCTGGACCATTAA
- a CDS encoding AfsR/SARP family transcriptional regulator: protein MNPNTLKIRTLGQVHVQLGDQEAQFHSEPARALLFYLLSFVEGRSKSEILHDLWDEEESPAVNNRFRVTLHRIRTALGVSDGVHEQYGRYQISREVLQSSDLFHFYTHLSQAEHLTGQPRLKELQKALSYYTGNYLEGMDQEWVQQAREEHRTAYVRALLELSMLYCTEGQCEDTVHALFRALKADPFIGENYHQKLMTCLSVVEDRYAAIEHYRRFIHFLKNELQDTPMKDTVSLAQRIKDGEAICKRKHEGDAQEASMTSNCPFTPSGQCPEFFLDLSESRTDVN from the coding sequence ATGAACCCAAACACCCTCAAAATCAGGACCCTTGGCCAGGTGCATGTGCAACTGGGAGACCAGGAAGCCCAGTTCCACTCTGAACCTGCTCGAGCTTTGCTGTTCTACCTGCTGTCTTTCGTGGAGGGGCGCAGCAAGAGTGAAATCCTGCATGACCTGTGGGACGAAGAGGAGTCTCCCGCCGTCAACAACCGTTTCCGGGTGACCCTGCACCGCATCCGTACCGCCCTCGGGGTTTCTGATGGGGTGCATGAACAGTATGGCCGCTACCAGATTTCCCGTGAAGTGCTGCAATCTAGTGACCTCTTCCACTTCTACACCCACCTCAGTCAGGCCGAGCACCTCACTGGACAGCCCAGACTGAAGGAGCTGCAAAAAGCCCTCTCGTACTACACCGGAAATTACCTGGAAGGGATGGACCAGGAGTGGGTTCAGCAGGCCAGAGAAGAACACCGCACCGCTTACGTGCGTGCCCTGCTGGAACTCTCCATGCTGTACTGCACCGAAGGACAGTGCGAGGACACTGTGCACGCACTGTTCCGTGCCCTCAAAGCCGATCCGTTCATCGGCGAAAATTACCACCAGAAGCTGATGACCTGCCTCTCGGTGGTGGAAGACCGCTATGCCGCCATCGAGCATTACCGCCGCTTCATCCACTTTTTGAAAAATGAACTTCAGGACACCCCCATGAAAGACACGGTCTCTCTGGCCCAGCGCATCAAGGACGGCGAGGCCATCTGCAAACGCAAACACGAAGGGGACGCACAGGAAGCCAGCATGACGAGCAACTGCCCGTTCACACCCAGTGGGCAGTGCCCGGAGTTCTTTCTGGATTTGTCTGAAAGTCGCACAGATGTGAACTGA